TGCTCCATAGGATTAAATAAGGTCTGGAGAAAGACTCAAATAATTTGTCTTAGATAGTGATATTTAATAGAATATTTCTCACATCTTGGGCGCATATACTACCCATAACATCTACCGAGCCCTTATCCCgttgttttataatttattccaAAGTTGTTCATCCTGACCGCATTCCAATGTCATCATTTGCTTTCAAACCATTTTCTATACACTGACTCACTACGTCTCTGTATTATGGCGCAAATCATAAATGTTACCTGTAACATACCTTTCTAGCTCAAGCTGTCGCCAGCATCCAGAAACGACATGGCATGCACATGGCGTGCACACAATTTAAAGAAGCAAACATTACGTCCCACGACGATACCGGGGCCACAACTGCGCCACGAGTGGTGCACATAAAAtactaatttatttattatcacTCCGACAATTATCAGTCATTATGGATGCTTTCGGTATCTGGGGCTTAATTACCGTTAAATGTCTTAATTATCGCTTGCTTGGCGGAACGGCCAGGCAATCACCAATGGCATGGTGGTATGGTGTATGCAGTTTACTGCCAAGAAAATGCCCAAGGAATTAAATCTTGTCATAAGAACTTGCCTCCGCTTCTCACAACGAcgagaggaaaataaaattattgtttatgcgaaagtttgttgcatgaCTTCTCCTTGAAGATGGCGCTTTACGGCATATTTTCACGAATTGTTCGCCTCCAGCAGTGGGATGTCTTCGGAATGAATGATCATCTTGGGAATTGTAGCTGTGATCTGCGCTCCCCGGCGGTCCATATTAGGTAATAACGtgttaattatttaatgaCACATTGCCTAAACATTCCACCACCATTCCAGCTCTCCATTGCGTACCACGATCCTGCACAAGAAGTGATAATTACCCTCGTGATCCTCGAGCTGTGGCGCCTTGCAAGAGTATCGCGCGTCTGAACAGGAAGCCCGTTATGTACCTTGCACGTGAACAACCTGTTGTGCTGGGGCACCCTCCATCGAGACAACTCCAGTCACAATGTGTTCCTCTTGCGATCATTTTGTTAGTTTCCCGCGCTGCTCCATGCACCAACATCACACGgacattaataataatatgtcCCCAAATCGCTGATACGTGATTATTGCGGATCTACCGACTAGCCCGAGCGCACGTACACCCGTGGTTCCGGTTCCACCAGGTGGACGCACCTTCAACATCAAAGGACTTGCAGTCGGGACCTACCAATGCAGAAAAGCAACATGGTCGCGGATTCGAGGAAACCACAACGCAAGGAGGCAATATTCCGATAATATCCACAATtaagtgaaaaagaaaatgcacattcATATAATGCTTGATTTATTGCAAACCCCTGCACCGCATCAGTTGCACCGTATTAAAGTTAAGTGTTATTTATGGTCCAATTCGACTacttttgtaatatttttcctcttttcaGTGGAGCCAGTGCAAGAGAGATGGAGTGCCGAGGAATGTATTCCTAGAGACCTTAAGCCCAAAACGCACAGGTTGGGAAATGGAAATTCCTTCCCCCTATGTGCGATCCCTATCGCGTTCTGTACATGTGGTAGAGAACGGTTGGCGCACGGCCCGCAAGATTTATGGACGTCCGCTGGAAAAGACGAAAATCCACCTCAACCATCCGCCGGCACCGTGAAGACGATTGAGCTAACAAAAACAGCCGAGGATCAAGCAATAAAAATCGTTCCGCTGATAAAATATTTGCTAACCAGTTCGTGGAGCAGGAAGGTGAATAAATATCCCCAGGAAGTGGTAGTGGAGATCGGGTGTAAGCGAGCTCCATTAGGAGACGATATCCAACTGGAGCGTACAGTAATATTAAGTGTACGCGAACAGAGACATCAAGGCCCATTACGACGGATGATCAAGGTTGCTTGAAGAGGTGAGTAAGCGAATGAAGGAAGTGATCACTTGAGACAACATCATGTCATACGGTCCTCGCTAGAAGTACTGCCACAATTCGTGACTGTGTAGAGCACATTTCATCGGTAGACGAATGGAAAAGGAATACAAAGGTGGCGACAAAACATCGAACACGTTAATCATCTGCTTGAAGATCACATCAAATGCTTTCGCATGAAGAAAATCAGAAGCCAGATCAAACAACTTAATCAATCATCGGTAATCAGTGGATCAATAATTGAGATCAAAGCGATGTAACAAACTCTGAGTTTTTTGGCCAAAACACTcatgaaacataaaatctATACCGTCGGCACCATTAAATTGAATACAGGGATGAAGATCACCATGGAATTTTCCGTCCCGTTTCCTTGTTGTTTGTGTAAACTTTTCTTAGAAAAACCCAATGACATAACCTCTTACTCGCAGGGGACCATGATTTATCGGTGCCACATTTGTTCCTACATCCGCTTTTTTATCGATTGCCATTTTCCTTCTCTCCATACTGCATGCAGCAACATGAAAATGTCTATCCCGAAGAGGTGACTATGTCTAAGGTGAACGGTTTGATTTAGTGTCAACTGTAGCGAGACTTGACTTTGCTGTCATTAATTGTCGTGGCTTGCTGGCCGGCGACGGTATTATAGCTTATTGAATGTTCTGGATCTGGCCAGGAATAGGGATGAATTATTGCTGGCATAATGTTTTATTAGATCGGAATTGGGAATCGATCGACATTACAATTATGCTTTATTGCGTGCAATAACACATCTCCTTAAGGTTAAGCATATGCGTTTACGATAAGCAATTTAAGTGTCATTATGATCGAAGATGATAATTTCAGCACCATAAAATAAACGCCCAGAATCGGCAATgacattcaaacaaaacaattacgaGCAGAAATGTTCCCGATGGTTATGTTTTTCCTCCTCTCCGTAAGAACATAACCCAAACACATAAGACACCGTcgcttttttgcatttttatcaCTATCAGCTCCCTCGCGGAACCGGTTAAACTTATAAACTTGTACGACCAGCTGCCGGACATCAGTCGCTCAGTGGTTGTAAAACGAGATAAAAATTGGATCGGTGGGTCAATATCGTGACCTGCAGTAGGCTTTGGGCGTGGGCGGAAGTAGCAATGTTTCGTGCCTTCTACCACTCCGCGGTGCAAGATCACATCGATGCCGCTTTGCGTTCCCGGCCACCAGACCCCGTGCGTCTTCCGTTCCGTGTGCAGGCACTTTCCAATTCAGGCAACAGTTGCGCTGTCAGGTGCTCAGTTCCGCAAGTGCCTTCCTAAGTGTGGTCTTGctgagatttgttttttttttctatcttcgTCCATGTGCCACGGTGTACCGTACCTGTTGGTGATCGTTCATCAGCGATACGATCCGCGCCCAACTCGTGTTCGCTGGCCGTTTCTTACACagtgcaaaaaataaactgcAACTAGAAAGCATCGGTAAAAGGGTAACGGAAACGAATCATTGGTAACAGGCGTTGTGTATGGACGGGCAACTTGACTGGTGGTAAGTTGTCCGATAAGTAGATATTTTCATCATCCACATCGCATGATAAAGAGTGcgtaattaaatgaaaatttctTCAGGGGGTTCCCTTTTAAGGTTGTGTTTAAGGTTGCTTTCGATTGGAATTGAATTATAGTTGAGTTTAATTTAATACATCATTAGTTATTCTTATCCCCCATGACAGTAACTCCTCTGCATGAACAATATGATTAAAAGGAAATTTCTGCACTACGGCCAGATAATCAAGTAGTCCATTTTCTTGGATCTTAACCGAAACTGGTTCAGCGCGCTTCAAAGGCGCACCGATATGTACTGCCCCGGCCGGCTATCGATTCGTGATGGCTCAATCTAAATCAATCAAGACGAACGTCGCTGCGTACAACGGTACGATCGATGGGAAGATCCCAACCGATCGATCACGTATCGCGAACTACCGATGTCCACGAAACACATGAGAAGCGCTATACTGCACCCTTCACCAAAAAGACCGTCATAGACGCCCTTGTCTTGTATGCTGCAAACCTGTTCCGCGCAATCGATTGATTCCATTGCACAGTCCGCGTGGAGCGATAAATCGCCATGAGGAATGCACACAACAGCAAACCAGCGGGGATAATGCTGTTTGCCGGGTATGCTTTATGCGATCTTAACACGCACCCATAATGCGCGGAAGAATATTAAGCAATAATATGATCGGTACCGTGCGTCTGTTGGCTAACTTTTGCCATCGTTTGCATACGAATCACATCAGTTTGGGTGAGTTTTCATGGAATGGCTACAGAACGGATTGCTGTTTTTTGTGATTAATATTAAGTAGGACGTAGGGATCATGTTTCGGCCCAGGATCGCATATGCTGATATCCGTTTGCTTCGCGTTTTAACGTTTCTTGGCATGAAACGGTGGGTTTGGCATCCACTGAAACAGTTGCATTTAGAGAAGCTCTTCAATAAATCATCAGCTATCAGAAGCATAAATAGTGACCGAACACGTACAGTAAGCAGTATGCCCTAATGCGTATGCAATACAGTTAATTCCGTAGGAAACGTAGGGATGAATCGTTCTGTAACGATCTTCAAACATGCTGTAATCAATCCACCCATAAGGGGAACTATTTGTTTgagaatgttttctttttgtagcTAATGATACATTCATCAGGGTAGAATAAATTCCCAAATAAGATACACAATTAAAGTTtgtaaaaagcaaaataagAACAACTTCTAGCGaactgtttaaaattaaatgattcTTCACTGTTAGACATTCATCaaggaaaaacataaatgtACTGTACAAATGTAAAACAGCACTGTAACGAGTTTAGCAACCATTAACGACACAGTCGATATCAAACGATCGTTTTACTGCATGAGTCGATTTGCGCATGCCAACTCCATAGCAACAACTCCATCCGACTGCACCCATTCCCTTATCTAGTGCCTGTAATGTGTGGGTGGAAAAGGCTTGTCTTCATTTCCCTCTGCGTTCTGCAATTATTTATGTCTCTAATTTAATTACCTATTCGCATTCGACGACTGGTTGCTGCTTCCTCCGACGGACTCGTTCTCGCTCTTATCGAACCTGCAGTAAGGCCTACGAGACCTACGGGGAGTGCATCAGCGCATTGccttgaaaagaaaactcgaGGCCAGATCGCGATAGCTGGCTTCTTTGTTACGGTTCGAGTGGACGCGCGAACCTGCTAGCCCACGGACAACGGATCCACCCCGTGAGCTACTGCTACTGGCCATCGCTTCACATTGCAGTTTGGTCCTCTTGCACTCGTTCGACGGTGGGATGCCGAAGAAGTTCCAAATCGTGAGCGTTTCATCATATCCTACGCTGGCTGGAAGAGTTGGGAGAAACACACCGAATTAATGGATACTTCCGAAACCGACTCGAAATATCATGCGAGTACCGAGCTGTTTTCCATCCGGGCTCCACAGGAGTTGTACGATGGCGTCATCGTGATTGCGCATCACATCCACCACACGGTCCATCGAGGCGAGCACAAGTATTTCGGGCTGCTTGTTCGTATCTAGCGTCGGGgaagagaaaacaagaaaTTAGATTCAATCCAGCACCCGAGCGCACATTGCATCGATGCCCTTTGCTCCACCATTTTGCTGCTTTATTAAATTTGTATCATTAAATGCTATGTTGGCCGAAGGAAATTGCTTCCATTTCGATCTGCAGTGGCTTACCTGTGCACTCATCTCGATCGCGAATGAAATGAGCAAACGGGGCAACCACGGCCAGTGCAGAAAGGCTTCCCTTCCCAGCGGTGCATATCGCCACCAATCGCCAATGGCCACAGGGACCGGGACGATGTTATGGGACGGTTGTTAAGAGTTTCTGTACCAATATCAATAATTACGCGAGGGCACGGGTGGTTCCAGTTTGGGTCGATAGCTTTGTGGGGCACTTGATCATGATTattagttttattacattGTGCATTGCGCAAAATGAGATTTTGTAGCAGAAGGTATGTCCGAGTATCGGTAGGCTGAGGGTTTGATAAACAAATCCACtcttgaaacaaatgaaatatgGACTTTGCTTGGAGAAAGGAACCTTGTTCGGAACAGTTACATCAAATGAGGATCAATATTTTCGACGAAGTGATAATCGATCACTATAAAAAGATCTTCCAGCTCCTGTTACTTTGTAGCAATTCAATGAATGTCAGCAACATCATTTACATTGGGCTTCTGTAAACGGTTTATTCCTAAAAGCATGAAAATGATACTCTGAAACGTCAAATACACCTTTCTTTAACTTAGTCGGAATATAGAAAATATCAAGCGAAACAACTACACTTGATCGTGCATGTAGGGATCTACGTTCAGATTATGACACGCTAAACTTGAAGCGATGAAAACACCTGCGATAATTAATCAAACACTCTGCCATTGGGAACACGCGTCGTCGCTAGCACCTCATCGAAGTCCATCCCACTTTCGGTACGCTCCAAATCTAAAACGTTCCCCGTTGCCATCTACAACACGAGCCGACGATTAATCGCGTAATGACGTTTAATTACTACCTACCCGTGAAGGAATAGCACACGACCAGCTCGCCGGAAATCTTATTGAACGAAAGCATCGTCACGATACAATCGCTGTCCTGCCGTCGATAGTACGACACCACCTCGCGGCTCGGTACGTGGTACAGTGCGATCATGATCGGTTCGCTGTCGgctaataaaattaaacatccTGTTTTAGAGTTGTCAATTggtgggtatgtgtgtgtgtgtcctacAGCCTCACTCACCGATAACAATCTCATCCTCACGCCATAGATGCCAGTCGATGAAGGCACACATCGAGCTGGCCCAGCAAGTAATCGGGGTAAGGTGACCACCGTTCCAGTACCATATGTACAGCTTGCCAAGATCATCCGCAGTGGCCATGTACTTGAACCCGCAGGAAAACTTGATCGCGATGATCAAAGCCTTGTAGATCGTCACACAGGTTGTTCCAGTATGAGGGATACTTGTGGACGATCGAAAACCGAACCTTACCGGGCCCTCAAACTTCAATCCGATAGGGTAAAATAGGTTTTCGAGAAGGTTTAATAATTTTAGAACTGCTTGCCCTTAGACGTATTAGACAAGCTAGTCAATGATATTTGACCTGCAGTAATCAGTAATGGTCTAGATGTCTTTCAAATAGTTTAAGATGGTAAAATGTAAGTTTTTagacattttaaaatgtaagtTAGTAAGAAGGTAAAATGTAAGAAAGACGTGATTAGCTCGGTTCGATACTTAATAGGATCAAACCGAAAGCCGCTTTAGAACCTGTGTCAACAGGTAGCCCACCATACTCTACTACACAATATCGCAAAGGTAATGGATCATTAGCTACCGATCTCTAATGGCTCTCCAGCTCTCTGTTTCGGAACAAAGATACCAAAGTTCCCACAGATCTGCCTCAATTCTGCCTGTTTCCCCTAAGATAACCTTAAAAGCTACCTTCAAATGATAACATTATGTCTCCCGGGCAGATCAGGGACCATTGCCACACAGGTCCCGGTCGGCTTTTGGTCCTCCTGATAACATTCAGCGTCGGGCGATATAGGTCGAGTGGAGCTGGCCTAGCTAATCTTCACTGTTTGCGTTCTGTAATTACAACCGTTGGACAACAAACGGTAGCTTCTACGCGGGTTTGGTTCATTTTTGCATACCGAGCCGGAACCCTTTGAAGAGACGCATCGGTACAGCCATGCCCTTTGTGTGTCCATTTTAGATTCGATTCCCATTTATCTGCGGTGGGCGCGTCGGCGAGCTTTTAATTTAATACGCTCATTATGTGTGCGCGTACGGGAGTGAGTGTGCCGCTGCTGGGCTACGATTGATTATGCATGCTGTGTGCAGCAGAACCGGGTGCGCTATTCAATTACGTTATCCGAACTGGTTGGTCCTGTCCATTCGGGTGACAAGATGCTTTTCGTTGGGAACTTTATTGAATGATTTTCCATGTTTTAGTGGAATAATTGTGAGCAAAGATGTAAATCCAATTGCGATTGAGGTAAAAGATTtttggagaaagaaaaaaaactattcacaccctttttgaaaacaatttgatAAAATCTGCACAATGTATATTTTTGAGTTAAGGTAGTGAGATTGTTTCGCATTGAGCACCCCTGGCTGGCATCCGCTCACTGGATCGAGCTGTCAAATTACTTACTGCTTTGGCACGTGGTCCTtaacgtaaacaaaacaaaacactctcGTGCTGTAGCTCGTTTTAGTTTCGCAACATTTGTTAGTATACTGCTGGTTTTTACTGTGCAAAAGTTTCTATTTCGTCTTATTGGAGATCGTGTACGGTCAGTTTGGTGTAGGCAATCGAAAATTCGATATAAATCGCCGTGAAATACGTTTCGGTTCGGTCGCGGAATGTCATCGCAGTGTGCCACTCAAATGTGGCCAGTGTTATGTTCTGTGCTTATAAAGTTTTTTGTCTGTgctttgaagttttgagttttAAAATGCGTAAATACAGCATTTCTGTATTGGGGGGGTACCGGTGGGGTACGAATTAGTAATTTGCGGGTTGATCAAGTTCGAATGTATTCGGTAGTGACTCTTTGTTGGGACTATGGTACATCTGTCAGAAGAGACGTACAAACCGATCTCAGTACCAAGTGTCGGTCGTAATCAACATGATAACAGTGAGTATTAGCGTCTCTTATAAAATGTATATCTTTTAATGCCATTTCTATTGTTCGTCTTTTACAGATAGTGAATGCTCTGGTTCGCAATAACACGTGATGTTTGTTAAGTAAGAAGTGATACTAGTGAGTGCCTGTTATGTGCAAGTGTTCGTatagaaattgtgacaattgtGAGTAGTGGATTTTGCTTGTTGGTTGAATATCAGGTGAgtgattttaatattttctactTTGAAACTACCATTGCAACGGGAACAAAAATTAGAACAAAgctattaatttttattttgtctccGCCATGACTTCGCTCAGCCCATAGTGTGATGGCAAAATAGTGTCAAAGGTAGCTTGACACCCTACgggggttggggggggggggggggggggggttctcCAAAAACTTTTTTACCGAAATTGAGTTAGCCTCATATAAGCGATCTTTCTTCAAAATGCGCCAAAGCTATTTCAGCTTTGCCGTGGGATACGATTTTATTGACGAGTGCATAAAGTATGTCCCTAAATATGAGTCCTAGAGAAATAGTTTTCCTAAGTCATATATTATCCCGGGTCATATGTAGCTATCAAAGCAAGTACAGAATAGCTTCAAACGAGTATTAATACCCCTCGAATAAAGTAACAATTGAATAAAAACCCACATATTAGCTAAGGTGCCGTTTTACATGAAGAAAATGCGATATATAAACGATACCGCTCGTTGAAGTCTATCGTTCGAATTACCAAGTGACGAACACGCCGAAGGTTCCTCTCCGAAGGGAGTTGGTCGATTTCAAAAAATGCTCCTTTTCAGGGGAAATGTATTCTCTTTGCGTGCTCTTTAATTCTCTTCATTCTCTTGCGTGCATGTGAGAGAAAGTTATGCACCGGTGGAAGGGATCGGTTGCATCGGCTCTCGCTTTCGAGCCCGTAACGATCGAGTACTGATCGTGATTGTAACACAAGCTCCATGCGTGAGCTctgtttttaaacatctttccagtgtattttgttgaaaataatcCAGATTGCATTCATACTAAACAGGGATGTAAAGGGATTTTATGGTTCCGAGTCCTTCCGAGGTTATCTGCAACATGGTTCATTGACGCTGGTTTGGCGCCTTGCAGTGTCGGCAGTTACCGTTGCATGGGGAGAGAGATATTGAACAGTGCATGAGATTTCGAACAGGTTCTGCATcaaaccgaacgaacgaaatgAGAATGGTTGGTATGGAGCTTCTTGTACAGCCACAGCTAGGGGAAATTGAGAGCAGAAAATATGCCATTAAGAATGCAAGGAGCGGATGcttgcacaaacaaaacggaTGAGAAGAATGCTCCCCCATGACTTAATGCAACCGTACGTTCTGCTATGGTGAATAGTGCAGTGCTTGCTGTAAACGATCACCGTTCGCTTCGGTGTTGCGGTTTTAGGTTGGGGTAGGTCAGCATCACGTCCGCTTCACCTGCTTTGATAGCGCCGGTAAGCGCGCACGGTAAGAAACGGGAACTTTCCCAAGCGTCCGGTGGCGATGACAAAACGGATGCACAGTGGCAATTAAGTTATTAAGTGAGAGCTGTGAAAATCGAACCAGAACCACCTCTCCTCTCGGTGCATGCGACCTCGCGAATGCACCGGGGCGAGTGTGGCTTCCGTGAAGTTTAAGCCAATCGAGTTTGATCGAGTTGTTCGAGCAGTGCGAGCGTGTGTGGGAAAAAATCGATTTCGATCGTGACTGAGGATGGGATAGTTAATGAGAGTTTGAAGCCGGCTTTGATAACATTGTAGCTGGTCATGGCATGGGAACGGAAATCGCACGTGTGAAGAAGCAGTTTAGGAATGTGTTGAAGTAACGTAAGACTTTGGAAACTAAACAACCATCAGCAAGCGAAAACTAAGAGAACTAAGAGAACTAAGAAGACTAAGGTCAAGTCAGAATAAAGTTTTGAATGGCGATTAAACAAGGCAGAAAGTAAAATGTGATTATAGCGTTAGTTAGGGTCGTTATCGTTAGTCATAAGAGATTTGTTTAAAGAATTCGCATGATGTTTTAGTTCCTGATTTTCTACTAACCTGGTAGAAACGATACATTCatagataaattaaaaataacattgattttgttaaaaataattacaagtTTTCCAATTACCGTCGCCTAACTGATGCACATCCATATCACAGCATACACCCTAACCTCGGGCAGAAAGAATGTGGTGCCAATATCGTTGACCACTGCCTTCGACTTGGGGCGACCTCGGCGTGCAAATGCCATTGCTAAAGTGCCTTGCGGAActgcttttaaattgaattttaataacaaCCCCTTCTATCAGCCAACCCACCGATGTGGTGGGCTATTTTTTTGTCCTCCCCGGCTGCCCGGCTTACAGAAGAGCACCCCGAGAAAGCACGAACAGCCCCACAGATAGCCTCCAGGAGTGTTGTCAGTGTCGGAGCAGGGTCTAACTCGACCCGACGATCACTTTCGAATGATAAACGTGAGCTGATAAAAAGACCGTCTGACGAGGATGATGAGGGAAAACGGTTTCGATCGCGCTTCTAGAGCAGGAATGTTATGCTTCGATCG
The Anopheles moucheti chromosome 2, idAnoMoucSN_F20_07, whole genome shotgun sequence genome window above contains:
- the LOC128298649 gene encoding LOW QUALITY PROTEIN: protein cortex-like (The sequence of the model RefSeq protein was modified relative to this genomic sequence to represent the inferred CDS: deleted 1 base in 1 codon), giving the protein MATADDLGKLYIWYWNGGHLTPITCWASSMCAFIDWHLWREDEIVIGEEAVGHTHTYPPIDNSKTGCLILLADSEPIMIALYHVPSREVVSYYRRQDSDCIVTMLSFNKISGELVVCYSFTDTNKQPEILVLASMDRVVDVMRNHDDAIVQLLWSPDGKQLASVGYDETLTIWNFFGIPPSNECKRTKLQCEAMASSSSSRGGSVVRGLAGSRVHSNRNKEASYRDLASSFLFKAMR